In the Candidatus Kuenenbacteria bacterium genome, TCTTATCACCGTCAATATATAGCATCACTGGTTTGGCTAGGACCAAACCACCAACTATCGTTGCGGACATCACAAATAACAGCAAAAAAACGATCGCGCCAATAGGTTTATCCTCTTGGCCAAATATTTTTTCTGCATTCTGCATAAAAGTGACCACTAAAGCAATATAAGCCAAGACTCCAAAAGAATGAATTAGACTGAAACGAACCATTTTTTTGTTTTCCATATTTTTTATTGATTTAGATTATTGTTACACTATGGAGCGGGTGAGGAGAATCGAACTCCCCTCTCAAGCTTGGGAAGCTTGCATAATAGCCACTATACGACACCCGCAAAATTATTCACCAAAAAAATGTTCCAGCCACAAATACCAATTCCCCTTTTTCTCTTCACTATTAACCCCGTTGACCAAAACCCCACCACTGTCCCTCACTGGCATCAAAACAACCCTCTCTCCCGGTTGCTGCATGTTTAATTTCTCTCGCGCTTCTCTATCTATAAAATCATCACTTTTTAAATATTCTATCAATTGGACCAACTCAGTATTTTTTTTCTCCAATTTTCCGATCTCCTCTTCTAGGACGCTGATATTCTGGACTATCCGAACTTGTTTATTTTTCTCCCTATAAACAGCATAGCCAATCAAAATGAATAAAACCAATAATGCCAAAATAAAAATTTTTGACCCAATTATCTTTCGAGTCCTAGACATTTGTTCGTTGTAATTATAAACCATAGATATAGCTAAAAAGCAAAGCTAAATGTGAAAATCAGCATGCTCAAAATAATCAGAGCTGACATAATTTTCCACCATGTTTGTACTTTTTTTCTTGGCATAATTATCTTTTTAAAACAGCCAGATAGGCCTCTGGGGGTATATCCACCCGTCCAATGGTTTTCATTTTCTTTTTGCCCTTCTTCTGCTTTTCCAAAAGTTTTCTCTTGCGTGTCACATCGCCCCCATAAAGCTTGGCTGTCACATCCTTTCTCATGGCCGGTATTCTGGCCGAGGCAATAATTTTACCCCCGGCATTCTTGCCTAGGCCCTGATAACCTAGACAAGCCTGAATTTTCACTTCAAACATCTGTCTCGGCAGAATATCTTTCAGGCTCTCAACCACCCTTTTGCCAGCCTGATAGGCCTGGTCTTTATAAACTATGGTCGCCAAGGCCTCTACTGGCTCGTCGGCTACCAAAATATCTAATTTTTCCACCTCAGCTCGCTTGTAACCGATTAATTCATAATTCAAAGTGGCATAGCCCCGGCTAACACTTTTAAGTTTATCATAAAAATCAACTAAAATAGAACTTAGCGGCAATTCATAGTGCAAGATAATAGAATCTGCTGAAAAATATTCGGTATTTTTATATTCACCCCTTTTCTCTTCCACCAAATTCATAATAGATCCCAAATATTCTTTTGGCGCCACAATGTCGGCTTTGACCCATGGTTCCTCAATATGGTCAATTTGTTCTTCGTTCTTTAGCTCTTGCGGAGAGTGTATCATTTTAAATTTCTCCGGCTCTCTGGCATTAAAAATTTTATAAGCAACCGACGGCACCGTCACTATTAAGTCCAAATCATATTCTCTTTTTAATCTCTCCTGAATAATTTCCAAGTGCAACAACCCCAAAAACCCGCACCGAAAACCAAAACCCAGAGCCGGGCTAGATTCTGGCTCAAAAGATAAAGAGGCATCGGTTAATTTCAATTTATTTAAAGATTCGCGCAGATGTTGGTAGTCACTACCTTCTTTGCAGAAAATACCAGCGAAAACCATCGGCTTTACTTCTCTGTAACCGGGCAATGATAATTTCTTATAATCTCGCATTTCTTCTTCAAAATAAGTAATTGTATCACCCACCTTGCAGTCCTCTATTTTCTTCAAACCAGTGGCTACATAGCCGATTTCCCCTGCTTTTAATTTGTCGCTCTTTTTCATTTCCGGATAGAAAAAACCAACTTCCACCACCTCACTCTTTGAGGAGCTCCCTATAAAATAAACCTGATCTCCAGTCTTCATTTCTCCGTTAACCAATCTCACATAAGCCAACACCCCTTTATAGTCATCAAATTTTGAATCAAAAATCAAGGCTTGCAACTTTTTATTGCCGTCACCTTTTGGCTCGGGTATTCTTTCCACTACCGCCTCCAATATTTTCTCCACCCCCTGCCCGGTCTTGGCCGAGACCAATAAAATTTCTTCTTTCGGGCAGCCCAAGAGTTCTACTATCTCTTTGGTTCTCCTCTCTATATCTGCCGCGGGCAAATCAATTTTATTAAGGATTGGAA is a window encoding:
- the lepA gene encoding elongation factor 4; the encoded protein is MKHIRNFCIIAHIDHGKSTLADRLLELTHTVEKRKMKEQILDQMELERERGITIKLTPVRMFYRHNNQEYLLNLIDTPGHVDFTYEVSRSLAAVEGALLVIDATQGIQAQTLANLYLALDQGLEIIPILNKIDLPAADIERRTKEIVELLGCPKEEILLVSAKTGQGVEKILEAVVERIPEPKGDGNKKLQALIFDSKFDDYKGVLAYVRLVNGEMKTGDQVYFIGSSSKSEVVEVGFFYPEMKKSDKLKAGEIGYVATGLKKIEDCKVGDTITYFEEEMRDYKKLSLPGYREVKPMVFAGIFCKEGSDYQHLRESLNKLKLTDASLSFEPESSPALGFGFRCGFLGLLHLEIIQERLKREYDLDLIVTVPSVAYKIFNAREPEKFKMIHSPQELKNEEQIDHIEEPWVKADIVAPKEYLGSIMNLVEEKRGEYKNTEYFSADSIILHYELPLSSILVDFYDKLKSVSRGYATLNYELIGYKRAEVEKLDILVADEPVEALATIVYKDQAYQAGKRVVESLKDILPRQMFEVKIQACLGYQGLGKNAGGKIIASARIPAMRKDVTAKLYGGDVTRKRKLLEKQKKGKKKMKTIGRVDIPPEAYLAVLKR
- a CDS encoding septum formation initiator family protein, with product MVYNYNEQMSRTRKIIGSKIFILALLVLFILIGYAVYREKNKQVRIVQNISVLEEEIGKLEKKNTELVQLIEYLKSDDFIDREAREKLNMQQPGERVVLMPVRDSGGVLVNGVNSEEKKGNWYLWLEHFFGE